The genomic interval TGTTCCGCCACTGCCACCCAAGCATGGTTTCCCCTTAGACTACCTGCCAACACAATCCAAAGGCAGAGGCTCCTTGGATTATTCTACTGCCTAATTTAGCAGCGTTGCCGGCCATATTGGATGCCTCATTTAGCCATCAACTTCTATTTTAGCCAGTAAGCAGCAGCACTCCCTCTCCCTCAGCATAGATACTATTTTACATGACTTATACTGTTTTTTATATTGAagtattgatatttttatttaaaatataccttagttttaattttatacttCTTTAATTCAATAATCTACTTATATATTAGACCAAAATTAGACGTATCAATGTAAGAGTCGTAGAACATGATGATATATCATATGAAAAGATCATAAGATGTTAAAtgataagaataaaaaattatttttcataaaaaggtTATACTTAtattaaagttaaataaaaaattacaaaagtaACTAGAAGAAGATCTTCAATATACTATGATACGATGTTTAGTCTGTTAAGACTACTTCAAGCTCGTATATCATAAGTATTAATGGATTcaagtttttcttgtttttagtTCTCAACTGTATTTTCTTTGCGAgaacatctttttcaaattctgACTGTCAAATACTAAATGCAATGTAATACGGAATAAAATTGTTATTGGATACCAGGTCTATCTACTAAACTCCATTGGTATAGATTTAAGTATAAATAATCCTCACAACAATTTTCAGTTCACACTTGGGACCTAAATGTCACCAATTACTAAGAAATTAACAGTACACCACTTTATGTACAAGAAGAAATCGGGAGATctagtttttctttctttcatttatttttattttcaagtgAGGAATGACGGAAAAATAATAGAATACAAATGACAGAAAAAGCATATACAGAAGAAATACAGAAATAATAACATCTAACTAGGGACAAATGATGACAGAGGAGAAAGAAATTGAGTGTAATACGTATGTACCAGGCAGCAACAATTTAGTTAAGAGGGAGAGTGTGCGTACAAGTCAAAGGGAGCCCACAGAGAATCGAGAGGGCAAGGACGTTTGGAGTGTAAACGGAGCCAGGGTTTTCCACTACCGGACCAATGCAACAAACTAACCGGACCAGGGTGCAACCCACGGCAACTACCCTTCACGTTATCCCCGCCCAAACCGTGCTGGTTCCATCGGTGCTCAATGGGCGCCACGTGTCCCGCGAACACCAGCAAAAACGGCGGCAGCGAACCCAGCTCGTAGATCCGATCACTCTTCTGAATCTCCATCCACCTCTCGATTCTTCTCGTGTACCCCTCCTTCCTCCACTTCACCAGATCCATGACCATCACCCCCGTGTTGAAGTAACACGCCCTCCGCTGCGCGAACGTCCCCGATAAACTCGGCTCCGACCAGAACGCCGCCGTGAAGTACTTCGTGAAGTTCGCGTGGCAGTACTCCGGCGCGCCGATGGCGCGTGAGCCCAGACTCGCGCTCCAGAGCTTGGCCACGTCGTCCACCACCACAAGATCGGAGTCCAGGTAGATAACTCGCTCCACGCAACTCTCGAGAAGTTCGGCGAGGTAGTTCCTGGCGTAATTGAGAGGCTGCTCCAGCGCCTGGCGCACGGAGGAGGAGATCAAGTGGGAGACGGTGTTAGGATCGAAGTAATAGACGTTGAATTTCAAGTGCGGGAAGGTGGACTCCACTAGGGTTTGAAGATTCGTGTCGGAGACGAGGAAATGGAAGAAGACGTTCTCCGGACAGAGGGAATGGCGGAGGATGGAGTGCACGGCGGCGATTGAACCGCGGAGATATTCGACGTCGAGAGTTATTGCGACGTGGACTAAAGAAGGGTCGCACCCTTTTGTTTCGTCGGGAACCCAGGCGCATTCGTGGGCATTACGGAAGGGAGGGGCTTTCCGGAAGGAAAATCGGTGGGAGGATCGAATTGCTTCGGATTGGAAGGAGGGGGAGAGAACGATAAGAACAATGACAAACATTGCGGCGGAGAAAAAACCCGAGAATCTCGTAATCCGAAAcattttatttctgttttttggTTTTTGCCCCCTCCTCCGCTAGGGTTCAGGTTGCGGATGGCGTGGGGGGGAAGCGAATTGGGGGAGAAGAATAATCCATGCGGAGCGGTGCTAAGGTGCGCACCGTGGCGCTTTCTAATCTTCCTCTGCttctgttgttgttgttgttgaggtCATGTGTGAGTGGTAATGGTAATGTGCGTTTGGTGTGGAAGGGAAAGGAGGCGATAAGG from Phaseolus vulgaris cultivar G19833 chromosome 1, P. vulgaris v2.0, whole genome shotgun sequence carries:
- the LOC137814777 gene encoding probable galacturonosyltransferase-like 7; amino-acid sequence: MFRITRFSGFFSAAMFVIVLIVLSPSFQSEAIRSSHRFSFRKAPPFRNAHECAWVPDETKGCDPSLVHVAITLDVEYLRGSIAAVHSILRHSLCPENVFFHFLVSDTNLQTLVESTFPHLKFNVYYFDPNTVSHLISSSVRQALEQPLNYARNYLAELLESCVERVIYLDSDLVVVDDVAKLWSASLGSRAIGAPEYCHANFTKYFTAAFWSEPSLSGTFAQRRACYFNTGVMVMDLVKWRKEGYTRRIERWMEIQKSDRIYELGSLPPFLLVFAGHVAPIEHRWNQHGLGGDNVKGSCRGLHPGPVSLLHWSGSGKPWLRLHSKRPCPLDSLWAPFDLYAHSPS